One genomic window of Parabacteroides pacaensis includes the following:
- the ilvB gene encoding biosynthetic-type acetolactate synthase large subunit — protein sequence MEKEKITGSEALFRTLIAEGVEYIFGYPGGQAIPLYDCLYDYEDKIKHILVRHEQGATHAAQGYARVSGKVGVAMVTSGPGATNTITGIADAMMDSTPMVVIAGQVPSPLLGTDAFQEIDVIGITQPITKWAYQVRKPEEIAWAISRAFYIASTGRPGPVVIDFAKDAQVGKIEYDYKKVDYIRSYQPVPDMQPGEIEAAAALINKAEKPFALIGQGVILGNAEKEVREMLEKADIPFGSTVLGLSALPTDHPLNKGMLGMHGNVGPNRKTNECDVLIAIGMRFDDRVTGDLKHYAKQAKIIHFDIDLSEIGKNVPVDVPVLGDAKNTVPAVTRLLEPAKHTAWINEFDTDEQEENAKVIEKELQPADGPLKMGEVVRKISEAADHDAILVTDVGQNQMMGVRYFKYKQTRSVVTSGGLGTMGYGLPAAIGAKVGAPDRTVCFFTGDGGLQMTLQELGTIMQENLDIKIIVLNNNFLGMVRQWQELFFRKRYSATIMQNPDFVGIAKAYGIASRAVEKREDLEQAIREMFRHKGAYLLVANVEENGMVYPMVPAGGAITDILMGDEK from the coding sequence ATGGAAAAAGAAAAGATAACCGGTTCGGAAGCACTGTTCCGGACACTGATTGCCGAAGGCGTAGAATATATCTTCGGATACCCCGGAGGACAGGCAATCCCCTTATACGACTGTTTGTACGACTACGAAGACAAAATAAAACACATCCTCGTCCGCCACGAACAAGGAGCCACCCATGCCGCACAAGGATACGCCCGCGTATCCGGCAAAGTAGGAGTAGCCATGGTTACCTCCGGCCCCGGCGCAACCAATACCATTACCGGTATTGCCGACGCGATGATGGACAGCACCCCCATGGTAGTAATCGCCGGGCAAGTACCCTCCCCCCTGTTGGGAACAGACGCCTTCCAGGAAATAGACGTCATCGGCATCACACAACCCATCACCAAATGGGCCTACCAGGTACGCAAACCCGAAGAAATAGCCTGGGCCATTTCCAGAGCCTTCTATATCGCCTCCACCGGACGACCCGGCCCCGTGGTGATAGACTTTGCCAAAGACGCACAAGTAGGGAAAATAGAATACGACTATAAAAAAGTAGACTATATCCGCAGCTACCAACCCGTTCCGGACATGCAGCCCGGCGAAATCGAAGCCGCAGCCGCACTAATCAACAAAGCGGAAAAACCCTTCGCACTGATCGGGCAAGGAGTGATATTGGGAAACGCGGAAAAAGAAGTACGCGAAATGCTTGAAAAAGCCGACATTCCCTTCGGCTCCACCGTACTGGGATTATCGGCCCTCCCCACCGACCATCCGCTGAACAAAGGAATGCTGGGAATGCACGGAAATGTAGGCCCCAACCGCAAAACAAACGAATGCGACGTACTGATTGCCATAGGCATGCGCTTTGACGACCGGGTGACGGGCGACTTGAAACACTATGCCAAACAAGCTAAAATCATACACTTCGACATAGACCTGTCCGAAATAGGGAAAAACGTCCCCGTAGACGTTCCTGTATTAGGCGACGCAAAAAACACCGTCCCCGCCGTAACCCGGTTACTGGAACCCGCAAAACATACGGCATGGATAAACGAGTTCGACACCGACGAACAGGAAGAAAACGCCAAAGTAATCGAAAAAGAACTCCAACCGGCCGACGGCCCCTTAAAAATGGGCGAAGTAGTACGCAAAATATCCGAAGCTGCCGACCACGATGCCATCCTGGTTACCGACGTAGGGCAAAACCAAATGATGGGAGTACGATACTTCAAATACAAACAAACCCGCAGCGTGGTGACCTCCGGCGGTCTGGGAACCATGGGATACGGCCTCCCCGCCGCCATCGGAGCCAAAGTTGGAGCCCCGGACCGGACAGTCTGTTTCTTTACCGGCGACGGAGGTTTGCAAATGACCCTCCAGGAACTAGGCACCATCATGCAAGAAAACCTCGACATCAAGATTATCGTATTGAACAATAACTTCCTCGGCATGGTACGCCAATGGCAAGAACTATTCTTCCGGAAACGCTACTCAGCCACCATCATGCAAAACCCCGACTTCGTAGGCATTGCCAAAGCCTACGGAATTGCCAGCCGCGCAGTAGAAAAACGGGAAGACCTGGAACAAGCAATCCGGGAAATGTTCCGACACAAAGGAGCTTACCTGCTGGTAGCCAACGTGGAAGAAAACGGAATGGTATACCCGATGGTCCCCGCCGGAGGCGCAATTACCGACATATTAATGGGCGACGAAAAGTAA
- the ilvD gene encoding dihydroxy-acid dehydratase, translated as MKNPLRSSYSTEGRRMAGARALWRANGMKAEQMGKPIIAIVNSFTQFVPGHVHLHEIGQVVKAEIEKLGCFAAEFNTIAIDDGIAMGHDGMLYSLPSRDIIADSVEYMVNAHKADAMICISNCDKITPGMLMAAMRLNIPAVFVSGGPMEAGDLDGRQLDLINAMIDSADESVTDEQVAQIENAACPTCGSCSGMFTANSMNCLNEAIGLALPGNGTIVATHANRLQLFKDAAKLIVENAYKYYRDGDESVLPRNIANRQAFLNAMTLDIAMGGSTNTVLHLLAIAQEAEVDFTMQDIDQLSRKTPVICKVAPSCSYHVQDVNRAGGILAIMDELSKGALIDTSVKRADGLTLAEAIARYSITRPTVCDEAVTTYKSAPGRKFNLRLGSQNATYKELDTDRTAGCIRDIEHAYVKDGGLAVLYGNIALNGCVVKTAGVDPSIFRFTGPAKVFDSQEAACEGILRGKVVSGDVVVITYEGPKGGPGMQEMLYPTSYIKSRHLGKECALITDGRFSGGTSGLSIGHISPEAAAGGAIGLVKDGDLIEIDIPQRTINVQVSDEELAMRRTQEEARGKKAFTPPHRQRTISKALKAYARMVSSADKGGIRIIEDDEC; from the coding sequence ATGAAGAATCCGTTAAGAAGTTCGTACAGCACCGAAGGCCGCAGAATGGCCGGAGCACGTGCTCTATGGCGTGCCAATGGAATGAAGGCTGAACAAATGGGAAAGCCTATCATCGCAATCGTTAATTCATTTACCCAATTCGTGCCCGGACATGTGCACCTGCACGAAATAGGACAAGTGGTCAAAGCCGAAATAGAAAAACTAGGATGCTTTGCCGCAGAATTCAACACCATTGCCATTGACGACGGAATCGCCATGGGACACGACGGAATGCTTTATTCACTCCCCTCGCGCGATATTATTGCCGACAGCGTAGAATATATGGTAAACGCCCATAAAGCCGACGCCATGATATGCATCAGCAACTGCGATAAAATCACCCCCGGCATGCTCATGGCAGCCATGCGGCTGAACATACCCGCCGTATTCGTTTCAGGCGGACCGATGGAAGCCGGCGATTTAGACGGACGCCAACTCGACCTGATCAATGCCATGATCGACTCGGCAGACGAATCGGTCACCGACGAACAAGTCGCCCAAATAGAAAACGCCGCATGCCCCACCTGCGGTTCCTGCTCAGGAATGTTTACCGCCAACTCCATGAACTGCCTGAACGAAGCCATCGGGCTTGCACTCCCCGGCAACGGAACCATCGTGGCAACCCACGCCAACCGGCTGCAACTGTTCAAAGACGCTGCCAAGCTGATCGTAGAAAACGCCTATAAATACTACCGCGACGGCGACGAATCCGTACTACCCCGCAACATCGCCAACCGCCAGGCATTCTTAAATGCCATGACGCTCGACATTGCCATGGGCGGTTCCACCAACACGGTACTCCACCTGCTCGCCATCGCACAAGAAGCAGAAGTAGACTTCACGATGCAAGACATCGACCAGCTTTCCCGGAAAACTCCCGTGATATGCAAAGTAGCCCCCAGTTGCTCCTACCACGTGCAAGACGTAAACCGCGCAGGAGGCATACTAGCCATTATGGACGAGCTAAGCAAAGGAGCCTTGATAGATACCTCCGTGAAACGGGCAGACGGACTAACCCTGGCGGAAGCCATCGCCCGATACAGCATCACCCGGCCCACCGTTTGCGACGAAGCCGTCACCACCTACAAAAGTGCACCCGGACGGAAATTCAACCTCCGCCTCGGTTCGCAAAACGCTACCTACAAAGAACTGGATACCGACCGCACTGCCGGCTGCATCCGCGATATAGAACATGCCTACGTAAAAGACGGAGGACTAGCCGTACTCTACGGAAACATCGCCTTAAACGGATGCGTAGTGAAAACAGCCGGGGTAGACCCCAGCATCTTCCGCTTCACCGGCCCCGCGAAAGTATTCGACTCACAAGAAGCCGCCTGCGAAGGAATACTCCGCGGCAAAGTAGTCTCCGGCGACGTAGTAGTCATTACCTACGAAGGCCCCAAAGGAGGCCCCGGCATGCAAGAAATGCTCTACCCCACCTCCTATATCAAATCCCGCCACCTCGGAAAAGAATGCGCACTCATCACAGACGGACGCTTCTCCGGAGGAACCTCCGGCCTCTCCATCGGGCACATATCCCCCGAAGCTGCCGCAGGAGGCGCAATCGGGCTGGTAAAAGACGGCGACCTGATTGAAATCGACATCCCCCAACGCACCATCAACGTACAGGTAAGCGATGAAGAATTAGCCATGCGGCGCACCCAGGAAGAAGCCCGCGGGAAAAAAGCCTTTACCCCTCCACACCGCCAACGCACCATATCCAAGGCATTGAAAGCATACGCCCGCATGGTATCGTCGGCCGACAAAGGAGGAATACGCATCATAGAAGACGACGAATGCTAA
- a CDS encoding helix-turn-helix domain-containing protein produces MDTKEKTKEKRDTHHGHAIKRLRLDRQLSQAQLGQKIGFTQQSISNYEDLPVIEDEILNRFAKGLDVSVDLIKELEEDKPMTYYIENNTFSDYGSIMTGNGSTVNSTVDEKLYKSLLEQVQKLYDTNLKQIENLHATNTRLYQECIVSTQKEINDLKEKLSQLKKK; encoded by the coding sequence ATGGATACAAAAGAAAAGACAAAAGAAAAGCGCGATACCCACCACGGACATGCCATTAAACGCCTGCGGTTAGACCGCCAACTGTCGCAAGCCCAGTTAGGCCAAAAAATTGGTTTCACCCAACAAAGTATTTCCAATTACGAAGACTTGCCGGTAATAGAAGACGAAATACTCAATCGTTTTGCCAAAGGGCTCGATGTTTCCGTCGACCTCATTAAAGAATTGGAAGAAGATAAGCCTATGACGTATTATATTGAGAACAATACCTTTTCAGATTATGGTAGTATAATGACAGGAAATGGTAGCACAGTAAATAGTACAGTAGACGAAAAGTTATATAAAAGCCTATTGGAACAAGTCCAAAAGCTATATGATACCAACTTAAAGCAAATAGAAAACCTGCATGCTACTAACACCCGCCTTTATCAGGAATGCATTGTCTCCACCCAAAAAGAAATAAACGACTTGAAAGAAAAGCTTTCCCAGCTAAAAAAGAAATAA
- a CDS encoding 2-hydroxyacid dehydrogenase — MAFKIAFFGTKPYDQKSFDEANKRFGFDIRYYKGQLNKNNLVLTQGVDAVCIFVNDTADAGIIEGMAKNGVRLLALRMAGFNNVDLAAAAEFGIKVVRVPAYSPYAVAEYAVALMLALDRKIHRAYWRTRDGNFSLHGLMGFDMHGKTVGIIGTGKIAKILIKILNGFGMKILAYDVFPDFKFAAENGVTYTTLDELYRDSDIISLHCPLTEETKYIINRESIAKMKDNVMIINTGRGLLIHTYDLIEGLKDKKIGSAGLDVYEEEGDYFYEDKSDKIIDDDVLARLLSFNNVIVTSHQAFFTKEAVENIAETTLRNVQDFVDGKVLVNEVVYAK; from the coding sequence ATGGCTTTTAAGATTGCTTTTTTCGGGACGAAGCCTTACGACCAGAAGTCGTTCGATGAGGCGAACAAGCGTTTTGGGTTCGACATCCGTTATTACAAGGGTCAGTTGAATAAGAATAATCTGGTTCTTACGCAGGGTGTGGATGCGGTTTGTATATTTGTGAATGATACGGCGGATGCCGGCATCATCGAGGGTATGGCAAAGAACGGGGTCCGGTTGCTGGCGCTTCGGATGGCGGGGTTTAATAATGTGGATTTGGCTGCGGCGGCGGAGTTCGGCATCAAGGTGGTGCGTGTGCCGGCGTATTCGCCGTATGCGGTGGCGGAGTATGCTGTGGCTTTGATGTTGGCGTTGGACCGGAAGATTCACCGGGCGTATTGGCGTACCCGGGACGGGAATTTTTCTTTGCATGGCTTGATGGGGTTCGATATGCACGGTAAGACGGTGGGTATCATCGGCACAGGGAAGATTGCCAAGATCCTGATTAAGATTTTAAATGGTTTCGGCATGAAGATCCTGGCGTACGATGTGTTTCCTGATTTCAAGTTCGCGGCCGAGAACGGGGTTACGTATACTACGTTGGACGAGTTGTACAGGGATTCGGATATTATTTCCCTGCATTGTCCGTTGACGGAGGAGACGAAGTACATCATCAACAGGGAGTCTATTGCCAAGATGAAGGATAATGTGATGATTATCAATACGGGCCGGGGTTTGCTGATTCATACGTATGATTTGATAGAAGGGTTGAAGGATAAGAAAATCGGCTCGGCCGGCTTGGATGTGTACGAAGAGGAGGGGGATTATTTTTACGAGGATAAGTCGGACAAGATTATCGATGATGATGTGCTGGCCCGGTTGCTTTCGTTTAATAATGTGATTGTGACTTCCCACCAGGCGTTTTTTACCAAGGAGGCGGTGGAGAATATCGCCGAAACGACGTTGCGGAATGTGCAGGATTTTGTGGACGGCAAGGTGTTGGTGAACGAGGTGGTTTATGCGAAGTAA
- a CDS encoding DUF4153 domain-containing protein, translated as MKEKVKVFAARMEAAVRRNPVEVFLSVVFCMLGFVQYEYGKEEIVYSLRGVLTYFPVFFLFSYLLNYGTRTGKLRWVYYLSTFSFLPFFWIYLTDNAAFWVSLIVVQLLYLAVSGRKENESFIRNAMGYFRALLFGGVLATVAWLFMLSIYYSIRYIFEIFTEEEGRFVSYSLSVAYLLFFPLLFLMFKQEEGAVKAKGNRLFEVLLNYVLSPVLLVYALILYAYFIKVVVLWSLPKGVLAYIVISFVSAAFLLRGCQPLLKRRYYDWFYKYASWYVVPALAMFWVGTFYRIGQYGYTQDRVYLVLLGCVLTVCTGLFFSRRWGRYLYVAWFGVFLLSVFTYIPGISAQDWGLRSQERRFVKAVEALHLFTADGKLSTSGNVATDEAGKDYHVLYESFRYLEKMDKKEDWEAKYGVPSPQFLLDSVVPLRLRNYAEYGEDYKRYWYHSVFLGGRKAKVDITGFRTMYPVNNHVFRQVHGGRDVVITDQNGTVYFKENMDSLFNELLNRVGIASLEGVTGDTLLRHENELLHYDRDSVRLIIREIELADRVPLGLKSIDVDFLLVK; from the coding sequence ATGAAAGAAAAGGTAAAGGTTTTTGCAGCCAGGATGGAGGCTGCCGTGCGGCGTAATCCGGTAGAGGTATTTCTTTCCGTGGTATTTTGTATGTTGGGGTTTGTCCAGTATGAGTATGGAAAGGAGGAGATTGTTTATTCCTTGCGGGGGGTATTGACTTATTTCCCCGTGTTTTTCCTGTTTTCTTATCTGTTGAATTATGGTACCCGGACGGGTAAGCTCCGGTGGGTTTATTATCTTTCCACGTTTTCTTTTCTTCCCTTCTTTTGGATTTATCTTACGGATAATGCGGCTTTTTGGGTCTCTTTGATTGTGGTGCAATTGCTGTACCTGGCGGTAAGCGGGCGGAAGGAAAACGAGTCTTTTATACGGAATGCGATGGGGTATTTCCGGGCTTTGTTGTTCGGGGGAGTGTTGGCTACGGTAGCGTGGCTGTTCATGTTGTCTATTTATTATTCCATCCGGTATATTTTCGAGATATTTACGGAGGAAGAGGGACGGTTCGTTTCTTATTCGCTGTCGGTGGCCTATTTGTTGTTCTTTCCGTTGCTTTTCTTGATGTTCAAACAGGAAGAGGGGGCTGTGAAGGCGAAGGGTAACCGCTTGTTCGAGGTGTTGCTTAATTATGTGCTTTCGCCGGTGTTGCTTGTCTACGCTTTGATTTTGTATGCTTATTTTATTAAGGTAGTTGTTTTGTGGTCGTTGCCCAAAGGGGTGTTGGCTTACATTGTGATAAGTTTTGTGTCTGCGGCTTTTCTGTTGAGGGGTTGCCAGCCTTTGCTGAAGCGCAGGTATTACGATTGGTTTTATAAGTATGCCAGTTGGTACGTGGTTCCTGCCCTGGCCATGTTTTGGGTGGGGACGTTTTACCGGATCGGGCAATATGGGTATACGCAAGACAGGGTGTACCTGGTTTTGCTGGGGTGTGTGCTTACGGTTTGTACCGGTTTGTTTTTCAGCCGCAGGTGGGGACGGTATTTGTATGTGGCTTGGTTCGGGGTGTTTTTGCTTTCCGTGTTTACGTATATTCCGGGGATTTCGGCGCAGGATTGGGGGCTCCGTTCGCAAGAAAGGCGTTTTGTGAAGGCGGTCGAGGCGCTCCATCTTTTTACTGCTGACGGCAAGTTGTCTACTTCGGGTAATGTGGCTACGGACGAGGCGGGTAAGGATTATCACGTCTTGTATGAATCGTTCCGGTATTTGGAGAAGATGGATAAGAAAGAGGACTGGGAGGCGAAATATGGGGTTCCTTCGCCTCAATTTTTGTTGGATTCGGTAGTTCCTTTGCGTTTGAGGAATTATGCGGAGTATGGGGAGGATTATAAGCGGTATTGGTATCATTCCGTATTTCTGGGAGGGCGTAAGGCTAAGGTGGATATTACGGGCTTCCGTACGATGTATCCGGTAAATAATCATGTATTCCGCCAGGTGCACGGAGGAAGGGATGTGGTTATAACGGACCAGAATGGTACGGTTTATTTTAAAGAGAACATGGATAGTTTATTTAATGAGCTTTTAAACCGCGTGGGGATCGCTTCGCTGGAGGGGGTAACGGGTGATACGTTGTTGCGGCACGAGAATGAATTGTTGCATTATGACCGGGATTCCGTTCGGTTAATCATCCGGGAGATCGAGTTAGCGGATAGGGTTCCTTTGGGGTTGAAAAGTATTGATGTGGATTTCTTGTTGGTGAAATAA
- a CDS encoding GyrI-like domain-containing protein: MKINTETKYCQTCGIPLDIDYTNLKEGQNEEYCDYCLKNGVKLYDFSMDYLIYLWGLFPEEYYREVGISYTSSELREIMSKRLPEIKRWKQKINTVHMQYELIIRVQEYINRHLFDDLDSEKLSQVAGISKFHFRRLFKAVSGENLGKYILRLRLEYIAFKLISTDTSVPELLCQINYQNKHTLSRAFKSYFNCSIPEFRKKHSHACPEGKNPVRIELSIEKVPNMRIAYLKLERTNNISHSFSVLWKQILQFSERYGLSSKGCKYVSLTLDYPLITFEERSRFMVGVTLPPLFKAPKGFGVYEIPSGEYAIFRFKGLYHELNRVYRHIYLDWLPTSDYTLREPFTFETYINTPEKTPVSELITDIYVPIIKKEK, translated from the coding sequence ATGAAAATCAATACGGAAACAAAATATTGCCAAACTTGTGGTATACCTTTAGACATAGATTATACTAATCTAAAAGAGGGCCAAAATGAAGAATATTGCGACTACTGTCTGAAAAATGGCGTTAAGTTGTATGATTTTTCAATGGACTACCTTATCTACCTTTGGGGACTTTTCCCCGAAGAATATTATAGAGAGGTTGGAATAAGCTATACTTCATCGGAATTGAGGGAAATTATGTCCAAACGATTGCCGGAAATTAAAAGATGGAAGCAAAAAATCAACACTGTTCACATGCAGTATGAATTAATTATAAGAGTTCAGGAATACATTAACCGGCACTTGTTTGATGACCTTGATTCTGAGAAGCTATCCCAAGTTGCAGGTATTTCTAAATTCCATTTTCGTAGACTTTTTAAAGCTGTCAGCGGAGAGAATCTGGGAAAATACATCCTACGGCTAAGATTGGAGTACATTGCATTTAAGTTAATATCGACAGATACAAGTGTTCCTGAACTTCTCTGTCAAATCAATTATCAGAACAAACATACGCTTTCCAGAGCATTTAAAAGCTATTTCAATTGTTCTATACCTGAATTTCGTAAAAAACATTCCCATGCTTGCCCTGAAGGAAAGAACCCTGTACGGATTGAGCTGAGTATTGAAAAAGTACCCAACATGCGTATTGCCTATTTAAAATTAGAAAGGACAAATAACATCAGTCATAGTTTTTCTGTCTTATGGAAACAGATCTTACAATTCTCTGAAAGATATGGATTGTCATCAAAAGGATGCAAATATGTAAGCTTAACGCTTGATTATCCGTTGATTACATTTGAAGAGCGTAGCCGTTTTATGGTTGGAGTAACCTTACCGCCATTATTTAAAGCACCTAAAGGCTTTGGTGTTTATGAAATTCCTTCGGGAGAATATGCAATTTTTCGTTTCAAAGGATTATATCATGAGCTAAATAGGGTATATCGCCATATTTACCTTGACTGGTTGCCAACAAGTGATTATACTTTGCGAGAGCCATTCACCTTTGAAACTTATATCAATACTCCTGAAAAAACTCCTGTTTCAGAATTGATAACAGATATTTATGTACCTATTATAAAGAAAGAAAAATGA
- a CDS encoding flavodoxin domain-containing protein — translation MKTAIIYYSKYGTTEQVAHLIGKKLDNEVDYISLKKCPKPDIRSYDRIILGTSIYAGTPSRMVTQFCNKNQPLLEQKVIGLFICCMNKEQEAEEMNKAFPEYLQSLVIPKAILGGEFQFDKMNFIERFLTKKIAKASSSVSRLRYDAIKEFVDKVN, via the coding sequence ATGAAAACTGCAATTATATATTATTCGAAGTATGGAACTACCGAACAGGTAGCACATCTTATCGGAAAAAAGTTGGATAATGAAGTTGACTATATCTCATTAAAAAAGTGTCCGAAGCCTGATATTCGGAGTTATGACCGAATAATTCTCGGAACATCCATCTATGCAGGCACTCCGAGCCGAATGGTCACTCAATTTTGTAATAAGAACCAACCTTTGTTAGAGCAAAAGGTGATAGGGTTGTTCATCTGTTGTATGAACAAAGAGCAAGAAGCAGAAGAAATGAATAAGGCTTTTCCTGAGTATTTACAGAGCTTAGTAATTCCCAAAGCCATTTTAGGTGGTGAATTTCAGTTTGATAAAATGAATTTCATCGAAAGGTTTTTAACGAAGAAAATAGCGAAAGCAAGTTCTTCTGTTTCGAGGTTGAGATACGATGCTATAAAGGAATTTGTGGATAAAGTGAACTGA
- a CDS encoding Gfo/Idh/MocA family protein, with product MKTILYSLALFLIAVGGRAQNDKPLKLAVAGVSHGHLHEVIIRMDRGDFQVVGVAEQNPELLKNTVLHQKLDESVFFSDLEQMLDVTKPEVVVAYGNIYDHLNVVEACAPRGIHVMVEKPLAVSVDHAEKMARLARKYNIMVLTNYETSWYASNQEAYKMIKQQNKIGAITRMEVYDGHQGPFEIGCGKEFTDWLTDPKLNGGGAVIDFGCYGANLATWLLDGQKPLSVYAVLQHQKPEKYPKVDDDATIIVQYPTATVQIMASWNWPMNRKDMHIYGSKGYIYQDNATAMRIYENKKESKYIAPKLQAPYNDSFYYLKAVVRKQIEVKPTDLAALENNLMVVRILNAAIQSSRTGKAVKW from the coding sequence ATGAAAACAATTCTTTATTCTTTAGCTCTTTTTTTGATAGCCGTAGGTGGCAGAGCACAAAATGACAAGCCATTAAAACTGGCTGTTGCCGGAGTTTCACACGGACATTTACATGAAGTAATCATCCGCATGGATAGGGGGGATTTTCAGGTAGTAGGAGTAGCAGAACAAAATCCCGAACTATTAAAAAACACCGTTTTGCATCAAAAGCTGGACGAATCCGTATTCTTCTCCGATTTGGAACAAATGCTAGACGTTACTAAGCCTGAAGTTGTAGTTGCCTATGGAAACATATATGACCATCTAAATGTAGTAGAAGCCTGTGCACCACGCGGCATCCATGTGATGGTAGAAAAACCGTTGGCCGTATCTGTAGACCATGCCGAAAAGATGGCACGTCTGGCACGGAAATATAATATTATGGTGCTTACTAATTACGAAACTAGTTGGTATGCCTCCAACCAAGAAGCGTATAAGATGATTAAGCAACAAAATAAAATAGGAGCCATCACCCGCATGGAAGTATACGACGGACACCAGGGACCTTTTGAAATAGGATGCGGAAAAGAATTTACTGATTGGTTAACCGACCCGAAGTTAAATGGCGGAGGGGCTGTAATTGATTTTGGTTGTTATGGAGCGAATCTCGCTACCTGGCTTTTAGACGGACAAAAGCCTTTGAGCGTATATGCCGTATTGCAACACCAAAAACCCGAGAAATATCCGAAAGTAGACGATGATGCTACTATCATAGTGCAATATCCTACCGCCACAGTGCAAATAATGGCATCTTGGAACTGGCCCATGAACCGGAAAGACATGCATATTTACGGCTCTAAAGGATATATTTATCAAGATAATGCAACAGCTATGCGTATTTATGAAAACAAGAAGGAGAGCAAGTACATAGCCCCCAAGCTGCAAGCTCCCTATAATGATTCCTTCTATTACCTGAAAGCTGTAGTACGGAAACAAATAGAAGTAAAACCTACTGATTTGGCTGCACTTGAAAACAACCTGATGGTGGTACGGATTCTGAATGCCGCTATTCAAAGTTCCCGAACAGGTAAAGCTGTAAAATGGTAA